A region from the Wansuia hejianensis genome encodes:
- a CDS encoding glycerol dehydratase reactivase beta/small subunit family protein, protein MIIKRPSIFIYTNEPDRDFLREVCAGIEEEGVFYEIIPGEAADLDELAYDAANDSMLGSGVGISGTDIAMQMRGIAKGRNVEVYHMPTYEQCRRLGANSARAIKKQSFK, encoded by the coding sequence ATGATCATCAAAAGACCTTCGATATTTATTTATACCAATGAACCAGACCGGGATTTCCTGAGAGAAGTCTGTGCGGGCATCGAGGAAGAGGGTGTCTTTTATGAGATCATCCCCGGAGAGGCCGCAGATCTGGATGAACTGGCTTATGACGCGGCCAATGATTCCATGCTGGGTTCCGGCGTCGGGATTTCCGGGACAGATATTGCCATGCAGATGAGGGGAATCGCGAAAGGCAGGAATGTGGAGGTTTATCACATGCCGACTTATGAACAGTGCAGAAGGCTGGGAGCCAACAGCGCCAGAGCAATTAAAAAGCAAAGCTTTAAATGA
- a CDS encoding cob(I)yrinic acid a,c-diamide adenosyltransferase yields MKIYTKKGDNGRTSLLNGQGVLKTDDRIELLGTIDELSSQIGLAKVLAGEQLRTELTHIQKNLMHIMSGVADPMKKDYRFNEKETETLEQWIDRTEDSFPRIKDFVLYGGCEQSARLDVARAVARRAERRFRLVAQKFVADKKAMQYVNRLSDYLYVSARYADYQAENNRAEGVRQEVIKDVMKNMKGQD; encoded by the coding sequence ATGAAGATTTATACAAAAAAAGGTGACAACGGAAGAACCTCCCTGCTGAACGGCCAGGGGGTGCTGAAGACAGATGACCGGATTGAACTGCTGGGCACGATTGACGAGCTGAGCAGCCAGATCGGTCTTGCTAAGGTGCTTGCGGGTGAGCAGCTTCGGACGGAGCTGACTCATATCCAGAAGAATCTGATGCATATTATGTCCGGCGTTGCCGATCCGATGAAAAAAGATTATCGTTTCAATGAAAAGGAAACGGAGACTCTGGAACAGTGGATCGACCGGACCGAAGATTCGTTTCCAAGGATTAAGGATTTCGTGCTCTATGGCGGCTGCGAACAGTCGGCAAGGCTGGATGTGGCGCGGGCTGTGGCCAGGAGAGCAGAACGGCGGTTCCGGCTTGTGGCTCAGAAGTTTGTGGCGGATAAAAAAGCGATGCAGTATGTAAATCGTCTGTCTGATTACCTGTATGTTTCGGCGAGATATGCGGACTATCAGGCGGAGAATAACCGGGCGGAGGGCGTGCGGCAGGAAGTCATAAAAGATGTTATGAAGAACATGAAGGGACAGGATTAA
- the nth gene encoding endonuclease III, with protein sequence MDVQKKKLDSILKTLDQRYGTEKEGFLHEEEWQLLAAIMLSAQSTDKQVDEALPGLFSRFKKAEDVAEASQEEIEGYIRSVGLYKNKAKNLKKCCSQIVHEFGGQVPDSIGELLKLAGVGRKTATLYLADAYGIPGVTVDTHVFRISRRLGWAKGKNPAEVELELQKVLPTDHWNRINFQLIYLGREICTSRKAKCELCPLAEWCPKIDPQGTP encoded by the coding sequence ATGGACGTACAAAAGAAGAAACTGGATTCGATCCTGAAAACGCTGGATCAGAGATATGGGACGGAAAAAGAAGGTTTTCTGCATGAAGAAGAATGGCAGCTTCTGGCGGCTATCATGCTCAGCGCACAGAGCACGGATAAACAGGTTGACGAGGCGCTGCCTGGATTGTTCAGCCGTTTTAAAAAAGCGGAGGATGTGGCGGAGGCTTCTCAGGAGGAGATTGAAGGCTACATACGCTCAGTGGGATTATATAAGAATAAGGCTAAGAATCTGAAAAAGTGCTGCAGCCAGATTGTGCATGAATTCGGCGGACAGGTTCCTGACAGTATCGGTGAGCTTCTGAAGCTGGCCGGGGTGGGGCGGAAGACCGCTACACTGTACCTGGCCGATGCCTACGGGATACCGGGAGTGACTGTGGATACCCACGTGTTCCGAATATCCAGGCGGCTGGGCTGGGCGAAGGGTAAGAATCCTGCAGAAGTAGAACTGGAGCTGCAGAAGGTTCTGCCGACAGACCATTGGAACCGAATTAATTTTCAGCTGATTTACCTGGGACGGGAGATATGCACCTCAAGGAAAGCGAAATGCGAACTCTGCCCGCTTGCCGAATGGTGCCCGAAAATAGACCCACAGGGCACCCCGTAA